The following proteins are encoded in a genomic region of Drosophila miranda strain MSH22 chromosome 4, D.miranda_PacBio2.1, whole genome shotgun sequence:
- the LOC108163701 gene encoding uncharacterized protein LOC108163701 isoform X1 codes for MANKKMFNRTTSISPGQLHYYHTDFYYSMADLNKTRKMHGVKRVLIFCLLIVILPATLIIMPLHLRKSVFADVVYPMAESDIIEIRAGISSIFCSKHTLKMTSNFNAFQLRNKPEISTNRKHIRLKKSMTLPDDTLEYWGFFLLKGANVRVKFCSRFDGSRILIVKGQRQLNLCGLTDHNKNKLGANYAKGHEQVKVFFEDKMEMEGPSPAADGGVLEHENHGGEDLSEEPSAQQQPLDLPTGLTLSGSTATSTKPIRKKLKKGTLHLQQMPITHHPGHASTGTHHNPDHSASGTPDRPEAEHNLGGRVVAPALQKRQRKRELYERLYNRTKRENVYDRKYSHGGNAVNFTETDESNSVSSFENGLFLCFNGAILLSDFFKPNENCTSPHFMESAPNNSAQAVQNVIEDGYYYYIFYSDNDEVRNDIHVIFDIYKPTFQYSNLSESQSCLNTTECSFNISFLSDEIVVVEVPTRDGIEHEEDDITYLVSTCHPRSEIYALFPITVMILILCCSFL; via the exons ATGGCTAATAAAAAGATGTTCAATCGGACGACCTCCATTAGCCCGGGACAATTGCATTATTATCACACGGATTTCTACTACTCAATGGCGGATTTGAACA AGACCCGCAAAATGCACGGCGTGAAGCGGGTTCTCATCTTCTGCCTGCTGATTGTGATACTGCCGGCCACGCTGATCATTATGCCTTTGCACCTGCGCAAATCAGTGTTCGCCGATGTCGTTTATCCCATGGCCGAGTCGGATATCATTGAGATCCGTGCGGGAATATCGTCGATCTTCTGCTCGAAGCACACCCTCAAGATGACCTCCAATTTCAATGCGTTTCAGCTGCGTAACAAACCGGAGATTTCCACAAATCGCAAACACATTCGTCTGAAGAAATCGATGACCCTGCCCGACGATACCCTGGAATATTGGGGATTTTTTCTGCTCAAAGGCGCCAATGTGAGGGTTAAGTTCTGCTCCCGTTTTGATGGATCGCGTATCCTCATTGTCAAGGGCCAGCGGCAGCTAAATCTCTGCGGTCTGACGGACCACAACAAGAACAAACTGGGCGCCAACTATGCCAAGGGTCACGAGCAAGTCAAGGTCTTCTTTGAGGACaagatggagatggagggCCCATCGCCAGCTGCCGATGGCGGGGTGCTTGAGCATGAGAATCACGGAGGCGAAGACTTGAGTGAGGAACCAtcagcgcagcagcagcccttGGATCTACCCACTGGCCTGACCCTCTCCGGATCCACTGCGACCTCCACGAAACCCATAAGGAAGAAGCTCAAGAAGGGAACACTTCATCTCCAACAGATGCCCATCACGCATCATCCTGGACACGCTTCGACTGGTACACACCACAATCCCGATCACAGTGCGAGTGGTACACCAGATCGACCCGAGGCGGAACACAATTTAGGCGGTAGAGTGGTTGCCCCTGCGCTGCAGAAGCGGCAGCGAAAGCGAGAGCTGTACGAGCGGCTCTACAACCGCACGAAGCGAGAGAATGTCTACGACAGGAAGTACAGTCACGGCGGAAATGCCGTCAACTTTACAGAAACGGATGAGTCTAACTCGGTGTCGAGTTTTGAGAATGGCCTGTTCCTGTGCTTCAACGGGGCCATACTCCTGAGTGATTTCTTTAAGCCAAACGAGAACTGCACGAGTCCACACTTCATGGAGAGTGCCCCCAACAACAGCGCTCAGGCGGTACAGAATGTTATCGAAGATGGGTACTACTATTATATATTCTATAGCGACAATGACGAGGTGCGGAACGATATACACGTCATATTCGATATATATAAGCCGACGTTCCAGTATTCGAACCTGAGTGAATCGCAGAGTTGCTTGAACACAACAGAATGCAGCTTCAACATCAGTTTCCTGTCGGACGAGATCGTGGTCGTGGAGGTGCCCACCAGGGATGGCATCGAGCATGAGGAGGACGACATCACCTATCTGGTCTCCACGTGCCATCCACGGAGCGAGATCTATGCCCTGTTCCCCATCACGGTGATGATTCTCATACTCTGCTGCTCATTCCTGTAG
- the LOC108163701 gene encoding uncharacterized protein LOC108163701 isoform X2, with protein MQPLTEYRFEETRKMHGVKRVLIFCLLIVILPATLIIMPLHLRKSVFADVVYPMAESDIIEIRAGISSIFCSKHTLKMTSNFNAFQLRNKPEISTNRKHIRLKKSMTLPDDTLEYWGFFLLKGANVRVKFCSRFDGSRILIVKGQRQLNLCGLTDHNKNKLGANYAKGHEQVKVFFEDKMEMEGPSPAADGGVLEHENHGGEDLSEEPSAQQQPLDLPTGLTLSGSTATSTKPIRKKLKKGTLHLQQMPITHHPGHASTGTHHNPDHSASGTPDRPEAEHNLGGRVVAPALQKRQRKRELYERLYNRTKRENVYDRKYSHGGNAVNFTETDESNSVSSFENGLFLCFNGAILLSDFFKPNENCTSPHFMESAPNNSAQAVQNVIEDGYYYYIFYSDNDEVRNDIHVIFDIYKPTFQYSNLSESQSCLNTTECSFNISFLSDEIVVVEVPTRDGIEHEEDDITYLVSTCHPRSEIYALFPITVMILILCCSFL; from the exons ATGCAGCCCTTGACAGAATATCGCTTTGAAG AGACCCGCAAAATGCACGGCGTGAAGCGGGTTCTCATCTTCTGCCTGCTGATTGTGATACTGCCGGCCACGCTGATCATTATGCCTTTGCACCTGCGCAAATCAGTGTTCGCCGATGTCGTTTATCCCATGGCCGAGTCGGATATCATTGAGATCCGTGCGGGAATATCGTCGATCTTCTGCTCGAAGCACACCCTCAAGATGACCTCCAATTTCAATGCGTTTCAGCTGCGTAACAAACCGGAGATTTCCACAAATCGCAAACACATTCGTCTGAAGAAATCGATGACCCTGCCCGACGATACCCTGGAATATTGGGGATTTTTTCTGCTCAAAGGCGCCAATGTGAGGGTTAAGTTCTGCTCCCGTTTTGATGGATCGCGTATCCTCATTGTCAAGGGCCAGCGGCAGCTAAATCTCTGCGGTCTGACGGACCACAACAAGAACAAACTGGGCGCCAACTATGCCAAGGGTCACGAGCAAGTCAAGGTCTTCTTTGAGGACaagatggagatggagggCCCATCGCCAGCTGCCGATGGCGGGGTGCTTGAGCATGAGAATCACGGAGGCGAAGACTTGAGTGAGGAACCAtcagcgcagcagcagcccttGGATCTACCCACTGGCCTGACCCTCTCCGGATCCACTGCGACCTCCACGAAACCCATAAGGAAGAAGCTCAAGAAGGGAACACTTCATCTCCAACAGATGCCCATCACGCATCATCCTGGACACGCTTCGACTGGTACACACCACAATCCCGATCACAGTGCGAGTGGTACACCAGATCGACCCGAGGCGGAACACAATTTAGGCGGTAGAGTGGTTGCCCCTGCGCTGCAGAAGCGGCAGCGAAAGCGAGAGCTGTACGAGCGGCTCTACAACCGCACGAAGCGAGAGAATGTCTACGACAGGAAGTACAGTCACGGCGGAAATGCCGTCAACTTTACAGAAACGGATGAGTCTAACTCGGTGTCGAGTTTTGAGAATGGCCTGTTCCTGTGCTTCAACGGGGCCATACTCCTGAGTGATTTCTTTAAGCCAAACGAGAACTGCACGAGTCCACACTTCATGGAGAGTGCCCCCAACAACAGCGCTCAGGCGGTACAGAATGTTATCGAAGATGGGTACTACTATTATATATTCTATAGCGACAATGACGAGGTGCGGAACGATATACACGTCATATTCGATATATATAAGCCGACGTTCCAGTATTCGAACCTGAGTGAATCGCAGAGTTGCTTGAACACAACAGAATGCAGCTTCAACATCAGTTTCCTGTCGGACGAGATCGTGGTCGTGGAGGTGCCCACCAGGGATGGCATCGAGCATGAGGAGGACGACATCACCTATCTGGTCTCCACGTGCCATCCACGGAGCGAGATCTATGCCCTGTTCCCCATCACGGTGATGATTCTCATACTCTGCTGCTCATTCCTGTAG
- the LOC108163701 gene encoding uncharacterized protein LOC108163701 isoform X3, with amino-acid sequence MHGVKRVLIFCLLIVILPATLIIMPLHLRKSVFADVVYPMAESDIIEIRAGISSIFCSKHTLKMTSNFNAFQLRNKPEISTNRKHIRLKKSMTLPDDTLEYWGFFLLKGANVRVKFCSRFDGSRILIVKGQRQLNLCGLTDHNKNKLGANYAKGHEQVKVFFEDKMEMEGPSPAADGGVLEHENHGGEDLSEEPSAQQQPLDLPTGLTLSGSTATSTKPIRKKLKKGTLHLQQMPITHHPGHASTGTHHNPDHSASGTPDRPEAEHNLGGRVVAPALQKRQRKRELYERLYNRTKRENVYDRKYSHGGNAVNFTETDESNSVSSFENGLFLCFNGAILLSDFFKPNENCTSPHFMESAPNNSAQAVQNVIEDGYYYYIFYSDNDEVRNDIHVIFDIYKPTFQYSNLSESQSCLNTTECSFNISFLSDEIVVVEVPTRDGIEHEEDDITYLVSTCHPRSEIYALFPITVMILILCCSFL; translated from the coding sequence ATGCACGGCGTGAAGCGGGTTCTCATCTTCTGCCTGCTGATTGTGATACTGCCGGCCACGCTGATCATTATGCCTTTGCACCTGCGCAAATCAGTGTTCGCCGATGTCGTTTATCCCATGGCCGAGTCGGATATCATTGAGATCCGTGCGGGAATATCGTCGATCTTCTGCTCGAAGCACACCCTCAAGATGACCTCCAATTTCAATGCGTTTCAGCTGCGTAACAAACCGGAGATTTCCACAAATCGCAAACACATTCGTCTGAAGAAATCGATGACCCTGCCCGACGATACCCTGGAATATTGGGGATTTTTTCTGCTCAAAGGCGCCAATGTGAGGGTTAAGTTCTGCTCCCGTTTTGATGGATCGCGTATCCTCATTGTCAAGGGCCAGCGGCAGCTAAATCTCTGCGGTCTGACGGACCACAACAAGAACAAACTGGGCGCCAACTATGCCAAGGGTCACGAGCAAGTCAAGGTCTTCTTTGAGGACaagatggagatggagggCCCATCGCCAGCTGCCGATGGCGGGGTGCTTGAGCATGAGAATCACGGAGGCGAAGACTTGAGTGAGGAACCAtcagcgcagcagcagcccttGGATCTACCCACTGGCCTGACCCTCTCCGGATCCACTGCGACCTCCACGAAACCCATAAGGAAGAAGCTCAAGAAGGGAACACTTCATCTCCAACAGATGCCCATCACGCATCATCCTGGACACGCTTCGACTGGTACACACCACAATCCCGATCACAGTGCGAGTGGTACACCAGATCGACCCGAGGCGGAACACAATTTAGGCGGTAGAGTGGTTGCCCCTGCGCTGCAGAAGCGGCAGCGAAAGCGAGAGCTGTACGAGCGGCTCTACAACCGCACGAAGCGAGAGAATGTCTACGACAGGAAGTACAGTCACGGCGGAAATGCCGTCAACTTTACAGAAACGGATGAGTCTAACTCGGTGTCGAGTTTTGAGAATGGCCTGTTCCTGTGCTTCAACGGGGCCATACTCCTGAGTGATTTCTTTAAGCCAAACGAGAACTGCACGAGTCCACACTTCATGGAGAGTGCCCCCAACAACAGCGCTCAGGCGGTACAGAATGTTATCGAAGATGGGTACTACTATTATATATTCTATAGCGACAATGACGAGGTGCGGAACGATATACACGTCATATTCGATATATATAAGCCGACGTTCCAGTATTCGAACCTGAGTGAATCGCAGAGTTGCTTGAACACAACAGAATGCAGCTTCAACATCAGTTTCCTGTCGGACGAGATCGTGGTCGTGGAGGTGCCCACCAGGGATGGCATCGAGCATGAGGAGGACGACATCACCTATCTGGTCTCCACGTGCCATCCACGGAGCGAGATCTATGCCCTGTTCCCCATCACGGTGATGATTCTCATACTCTGCTGCTCATTCCTGTAG
- the LOC108164106 gene encoding uncharacterized protein LOC108164106, whose product MSSSMMNVWSFRCFVILCLLLITICLIDGAKKKNNKYTIPNKYKRVFTIAVPQKSRASRKPMKAKIQRRSVTTRKNTTDTPYAESIKDQLLRKKPIQDVHDIVRSNYDHLRHLHILHVSQSAVNLTLRTLERKPKDMTYTCGYRRITTNPMGLYINGSINRAVETPFHDTYIVPEDVMGLIAICKDSLGDVLQVEPFTFVQSIHQSSNQQPKSHRRPSVIMFGFNGMTPNDFRSTLDDMPGLKSNIDGWFEMENYKRMGDNSYINLMALISGYSPSAVHNLQSASDMDAMPLIWKQYKEKGYLTAYAEDLTLIRKFEFEFGEKPVDYYLRPFMRGIADSLHLRNRSTEYVGRRLYVDYVYDYCQQLLERYLNNTQPLFGLFWTSNFVTDHNRPKREPTLMDYIKRFEQLGLFSEAIVIFFSDHVCHPMLFVWLPSWVRLQYPDISVALAINTQRMTSPHDLYLTLQDILNLGTKVVADLLQPEGCPTCLTLFKEIPTNRTCHEAGRSENYCDCASSMELMQEETEMLPLGWLLVDSLNKYLRSRNLFNRCEAFSLQKVESIHQHSSSLKSSTIKYRVRFTTQPKAARFLATVLYNHDTNQLVNVSVPTFGRLLRYTHQSKCVKDGNDKKFCVCKSPPKKTKKRRILRRRKNKPDAKKQKLLKSMDSLMKKVEKIEKLNALSRQQIRVEMRKLKEGILTSTTAPEWITYLEPSTTPMSDVIETHVNFPLTLNF is encoded by the exons ATGAGTTCATCTATGATGAATGTGTGGAGTTTTCGGTGCTTTGTGATACTCTGTTTACTCTTGATCACCATTTGCCTTATCGATGGAgcgaaaaaaaagaataatAAGTATACGATACCCAATAAATATAAAAGAGTTTTCACAATTGCTGTACCACAGAAGTCTCGGGCAAGTAGGAAACCCATGAAGGCAAAGATTCAAAGGCGAAGTGTTACAACCAGAAAAAATACCACCGACACACCATATGCTGAATCAATCAAAGATCAACTGCTTAGGAAGAAGCCCATTCAGGATGTTCATGATATTGTGAGGTCCAATTACGATCATCTGCGCCACCTGCATATCCTACATGTCAGCCAATCTGCGGTCAATCTCACATTGCGTACGTTAGAGAGAAAGCCGAAGGATATGACGTATACATGTGGGTATCGCAGGATCACCACAAATCCAATGGGACTCTACATCAATGGTAGCATCAA TCGCGCGGTGGAGACTCCTTTCCATGATACTTATATTGTCCCTGAAGATGTGATGGGCTTGATTGCCATCTGCAAAGACAGTCTGGGGGATGTGCTACAGGTTGAACCCTTCACCTTTGTCCAGTCAATACATCAGTCATCCAATCAGCAGCCAAAGAGTCATCGTCGTCCCAGTGTCATCATGTTCGGCTTCAATGGTATGACCCCGAACGACTTTCGATCCACACTAGACGATATGCCAGGACTGAAAAGCAATATAGATGGCTGGTTCGAGATGGAGAACTACAAGAGAATGGGCGATAATAGCTATATTAATCTGATGGCCCTAATATCGGGTTACAGTCCCAGTGCGGTGCACAATCTTCAATCGGCCAGCGACATGGACGCGATGCCATTAATTTGGAAGCAATACAAGGAAAAGGGCTACCTAACGGCCTATGCAGAGGATCTCACGCTCATCCGAAAGTTCGAATTTGAGTTCGGGGAGAAGCCCGTCGACTACTATCTGCGACCATTCATGCGGGGCATAGCCGACAGTTTGCATCTACGCAATCGATCCACAGAGTATGTGGGCAGGCGGCTGTATGTGGACTATGTCTACGACTATTGTCAGCAATTGCTGGAGCGTTACCTCAACAACACACAACCCTTGTTCGGGCTCTTCTGGACGAGCAATTTCGTCACGGATCACAATCGGCCAAAAAGGGAGCCCACGTTGATGGACTATATAAAACGCTTCGAACAGTTGGGGCTTTTCAGTGAAGCGATTGTAATATTCTTCAGTGATCATGTCTGTCATCCCATGCTGTTCGTGTGGCTACCATCGTGGGTTCGTCTGCAATACCCTGACATATCCGTGGCTCTGGCGATCAATACACAGCGGATGACCTCACCCCATGATTTGTACCTCACGTTGCAGGACATTCTGAACTTGGGAACGAAGGTGGTAGCAGATCTGTTGCAACCAGAGGGTTGCCCCACCTGCCTAACGCTCTTTAAGGAAATTCCCACGAATCGCACCTGCCATGAGGCGGGTCGCAGCGAGAACTACTGCGACTGTGCCTCTTCCATGGAACTGATGCAGGAGGAGACCGAGATGTTGCCCCTCGGCTGGCTCCTGGTCGACAGCCTCAACAAATACCTTCGCTCTCGCAACCTATTTAATCGCTGTGAAGCGTTTTCTTTGCAGAAAGTTGAGTCCATACATCAGCATAGTTCTTCCCTCAAGTCGAGTACTATCAAGTATCGAGTGCGCTTCACCACGCAGCCCAAAGCCGCGAGATTTCTGGCCACCGTTCTGTACAATCACGACACTAACCAATTGGTGAACGTCAGTGTTCCCACCTTTGGGCGACTGCTTCGATATACGCATCAATCAAAATGTGTGAAAGATGGGAATGACAAAAAGTTCTGTGTGTGCAAATCACCCCCCAAAAAGACGAAAAAGCGCAGGATATTACGAAGAAGGAAGAACAAACCGGACGcaaaaaaacagaaattgTTAAAATCTATGGACAGTTTAATGAAGAAGGTGGAGAAAATAGAGAAGCTCAACGCCTTGAGCCGACAACAAATCAGAGTGGAAATGCGAAAATTAAAAGAAGGAATTTTAACATCCACAACAGCTCCCGAATGGATCACCTATCTGGAACCCAGCACCACGCCAATGTCCGACGTAATCGAAACCCATGTCAACTTTCCGCTTACTCTTAACTTCTGA
- the LOC108161227 gene encoding uncharacterized protein LOC108161227 has product MTRWTLLILILALPLIFAVDKIKTSRKEFPPQKENGNNYYIETSECRILNTQKMSKNATNSRKDDDYEKCYQDDDLITTDFHDEHQRYVMLINDLVSQLIVEYNCTYREIGRRKNIGLKKVPFQNGYVVPHNVESMAVTCSNSLGEVLQTRTLAFVQPRSGRQPPISKRRKPNVIMMGIGSISRTIFHQNFPEFSKRLQMEGWYEMQGYGRVDKGLMPNLMAILSGYIPQTWQNIGCHSKKQGCLETLPLIWNQFKQRGYLTAYAEDVSYQNVFNFEKSSLDYYAKGIDSKVPTDCIGRMMNIRYVYEFCQQFLERHMTTESQQPLFGLFRTNSSSYDMFADGKILEPFFMEYILSFIELGLFKESIVIIFSDEGPGSGHEETLPMLFIWLPPWFRAEHPEAVQALQINSQRLTSPYDLHLTLQYILELGERWPHAVEELEDCPKCQTLLAPINESRVCPDAGISDETCPCGIYKSLATRHTEHLPLGTLLVRSINEYLHHRNLQEFCSNFTLKSVAAVSMRVEERQSPSYINTYRVTFSVNRQLFGSANPNHPEFSGSIRYNHKLKTMDYLNVGSIQRLDPYRNDSNCMKKLTGKKFCVCKSRMEKLIEKLNTQSIKKKTKKEILILKKEKRLPNPKYQKKSKQRRHPAEKNVGKHNK; this is encoded by the coding sequence ATGACACGTTGGACACTTCTAATACTAATTTTGGCTCTACCATTAATCTTCGCGGtggataaaataaaaacatcgCGAAAAGAGTTCCCTCCACAGAAAGAAAATGGAAACAACTACTACATCGAAACATCAGAGTGTCGTATTCTGAATACCCAAAAAATGTCAAAAAATGCCACGAATAGTAGAAAGGATGACGATTATGAGAAATGCTACCAAGATGATGATTTGATCACCACAGACTTCCATGACGAACACCAGCGATATGTGATGCTTATAAACGATCTTGTTTCGCAACTGATCGTTGAGTACAATTGCACTTATCGTGAGATTGGAAGGCGAAAAAATATCGGCCTGAAAAAAGTGCCCTTTCAGAATGGTTATGTGGTGCCCCATAATGTGGAGAGCATGGCAGTTACCTGCAGCAATAGCCTGGGGGAAGTGCTCCAAACAAGGACCTTGGCCTTTGTGCAGCCCCGCAGTGGGCGCCAACCGCCAATATCTAAGCGCCGAAAGCCCAATGTAATCATGATGGGTATTGGTAGCATTTCCCGAACGATTTTTCACCAAAACTTTCCAGAATTTAGCAAGCGTCTTCAAATGGAGGGCTGGTACGAGATGCAAGGATACGGCAGAGTGGACAAGGGCCTCATGCCCAATTTAATGGCCATTCTCTCCGGCTACATTCCTCAAACGTGGCAGAACATAGGTTGCCATTCGAAGAAACAAGGCTGCTTGGAGACGCTGCCCTTGATCTGGAATCAATTCAAGCAGAGGGGTTATCTGACGGCCTACGCGGAGGACGTGAGCTATCAAAATGTCTTTAACTTTGAAAAGTCCAGCCTCGATTACTATGCTAAGGGAATCGACAGTAAAGTTCCCACTGACTGCATTGGCAGAATGATGAACATTCGATATGTCTATGAATTCTGTCAGCAATTTCTGGAACGACATATGACCACGGAATCTCAGCAGCCTCTGTTTGGACTCTTTCGGACCAACAGCTCGAGCTACGACATGTTTGCGGATGGTAAAATTTTGGAACCATTTTTTATGGAATATATTCTGAGCTTCATTGAGCTGGGACTCTTTAAGGAATCGATTGTGATCATCTTCAGCGATGAGGGCCCAGGCTCAGGCCATGAGGAGACCCTGCCTATGCTGTTTATCTGGCTGCCTCCTTGGTTCCGTGCCGAGCATCCTGAAGCGGTGCAGGCCTTGCAAATCAATAGCCAACGACTTACCTCCCCATACGACTTGCATCTGACTCTCCAGTACATTCTGGAGCTGGGCGAAAGATGGCCACACGCTgtggaggagctggaggacTGTCCGAAATGCCAGACACTTCTGGCGCCGATAAATGAGAGCCGCGTCTGCCCGGATGCGGGAATAAGTGATGAAACATGCCCTTGCGGCATCTACAAGTCACTTGCCACCAGGCACACAGAGCATCTGCCGTTGGGTACGCTTCTTGTGCGCAGTATAAACGAATACTTGCACCACAGAAATCTTCAAGAGTTCTGCTCCAATTTCACCCTCAAGTCCGTTGCAGCCGTTTCCATGCGTGTGGAGGAGCGTCAGTCACCATCGTACATCAACACCTATCGAGTGACATTCAGCGTCAACCGACAGCTCTTCGGAAGCGCCAATCCCAATCATCCAGAGTTCTCCGGAAGTATACGCTATAACCACAAGCTGAAAACTATGGACTATCTGAACGTGGGATCCATTCAAAGATTGGATCCCTATCGAAACGATTCCAATTGCATGAAAAAACTGACAGGAAAGAAGTTTTGTGTGTGCAAGAGCCGAATGGAGAAACTCATTGAAAAATTAAATACCCAGAGCATAAAGAAAAAGACAAAAAAGGAAATTCTTATacttaaaaaagaaaagagatTGCCAAACCcgaaataccaaaaaaaaagcaagCAACGTCGACACCCGGCAGAAAAAAACGTTGGAAAACACAACAAATAA
- the LOC108164012 gene encoding uncharacterized protein LOC108164012 has protein sequence MLQSYNIPYTCFHLKIIYGEKAEDYDRMGDRIYFGQAMCYQCPWKVLPALPMMFIYLPPWFRREYQYQYPEPASLELQLRCVQYCQAYPLDSRCHERICTVQVI, from the exons ATGCTTCAGTCGTATAATATCCCATACACATGCTTCCATCTGAAAATTATTTACGGTGAGAAAGCGGAAGATTACGACAG AATGGGAGATAGGATATATTTCGGACAAGCTATGTGCTACCAGTGTCCGTGGAAGGTATTGCCGGCACTGCCCATGATGTTCATTTACCTGCCGCCCTGGTTCCGGCGGGAGTACCAGTACCAGTACCCCGAACCAGCATCGCTTGAGCTCCAACTTCGATGTGTACAATACTGTCAAGCATATCCTTTAGATAGTCGGTGTCACGAGAGAATCTGCACTGTCCAAGTCATATGA